Proteins found in one Salmo salar chromosome ssa26, Ssal_v3.1, whole genome shotgun sequence genomic segment:
- the LOC106587293 gene encoding neuropilin and tolloid-like protein 2 isoform X2, translated as MHIAWVLLILIEEGFALAQRTKESISQNEGSPPQNLNECGIWVRNINGGVFTSPSYPNTYPPNKECVYILEDPDFHLHVGGLLNPIPDCQFEIGGYDGVIRSSQVEEEDKIKTGDALDCIWTIRAPPQSKIYIRFLEYQMEHSNECNKNFVAVYDGSSAIENLKAKFCSTVANDVMLTNGVGVVRMWADEKSRLSRFQMLFTSFVDPPCNSNTFFCHSNMCINNSLVCNGVQNCVYPWDENHCKEKKSNGLFHQITNTHGTVIGVSSGVVLVLLIISILVQMKQPRKKLVARRPVFNKAGFQEVFDPPHYELFSLRDKEISSDLADLSEELESYHKLRRSSTTSRCVHEHHCGLQASGGSMKQSRTTLSSMELSYHNDFSKPPPMKTFNSTYKKSCYGYKQTHDCAEKVIEDRVMEEIPCEIYVRGGAAGPSSGPGGCGTLSSRNGGRNNTSIIDPQQRSMSMDF; from the exons ATGCACATAG CCTGGGTACTCCTTATTCTGATAGAAGAGGGATTTGCCCTGGCACAGAGAACTAAAG AGTCCATTTCTCAGAATGAAGGCAGTCCACCTCAGAATCTTAACGAATGTGGCATCTGGGTCCGCAACATCAACGGGGGAGTCTTCACGTCCCCCAGCTACCCCAACACATATCCCCCTAACAAGGAGTGTGTTTACATCTTGGAAG ACCCAGATTTTCATCTGCACGTGGGTGGACTGTTAAACCCGATTCCAG ATTGTCAGTTTGAGATTGGTGGCTATGATGGTGTTATCCGCTCCAGTCAGGTAGAAGAGGAGGATAAGATTAAGACTGGTGACGCTCTGGACTGTATCTGGACCATCCGCGCTCCTCCTCAGTCCAAG ATTTACATTCGGTTCCTGGAATACCAGATGGAGCACTCCAACGAGTGCAACAAGAACTTTGTGGCAGTGTACGACGGCAGCAGTGCCATCGAAAACCTAAAGGCCAAGTTCTGCAGCACCGTGGCTAATGACGTCATGCTAACCAACGGGGTGGGAGTGGTGAGGATGTGGGCCGACGAGAAGAGCCGACTCAGCCGCTTCCAGATGCTCTTCACCTCATTTGTCGACC CCCCATGCAATAGCAACACATTCTTTTGCCATAGCAACATGTGCATCAATAACTCCTTGGTGTGTAATGGGGTACAGAACTGTGTCTACCCCTGGGATGAGAACCATTGTAAGG AGAAGAAATCCAATGGCCTGTTCCATCAGATCACTAATACCCACGGCACGGTGATCGGCGTGTCTTCAGGCGTGGTTCTAGTCCTACTCATCATCTCCATCCTGGTCCAGATGAAGCAGCCCAGGAAGAAGTTGGTAGCTCGCCGGCCAGTCTTCAACAAGGCTGGCTTCCAGGAGGTCTTTGACCCTCCCCACTACGAGCTCTTCTCCCTCCGTGACAAGGAGATCTCCTCTGACCTGGCCGACCTATCAGAGGAGCTGGAGAGCTACCACAAGTTGCGCCGCTCCTCCACCACGTCGCGCTGTGTCCACGAGCACCATTGTGGCTTGCAGGCCTCGGGGGGCAGCATGAAGCAGAGCCGCACCACCCTCAGCTCCATGGAGCTCTCCTACCACAACGACTTCTCCAAGCCCCCGCCCATGAAGACCTTTAACAGTACCTATAAGAAAAGCTGCTACGGCTACAAACAGACACATGATTGCGCCGAGAAGGTCATTGAAGACCGCGTCATGGAGGAGATCCCCTGTGAGATCTACGTCCGCGGCGGAGCGGCCGGGCCAAGTTCTGGACCAGGAGGCTGCGGCACCCTCAGCTCCCGCAACGGGGGCCGCAATAACACCAGCATCATCGACCCCCAGCAGCGCTCAATGTCCATGGACTTctag
- the LOC106587293 gene encoding neuropilin and tolloid-like protein 2 isoform X1: MHIAWVLLILIEEGFALAQRTKESISQNEGSPPQNLNECGIWVRNINGGVFTSPSYPNTYPPNKECVYILEALPRQRIQLAFDKNYYMEPSFECRFDHIEVRDGPFGFSPIIDRFCGSKNPGLVTSTGRFMWIKFSSDEELEGVGFRIKYTFIADPDFHLHVGGLLNPIPDCQFEIGGYDGVIRSSQVEEEDKIKTGDALDCIWTIRAPPQSKIYIRFLEYQMEHSNECNKNFVAVYDGSSAIENLKAKFCSTVANDVMLTNGVGVVRMWADEKSRLSRFQMLFTSFVDPPCNSNTFFCHSNMCINNSLVCNGVQNCVYPWDENHCKEKKSNGLFHQITNTHGTVIGVSSGVVLVLLIISILVQMKQPRKKLVARRPVFNKAGFQEVFDPPHYELFSLRDKEISSDLADLSEELESYHKLRRSSTTSRCVHEHHCGLQASGGSMKQSRTTLSSMELSYHNDFSKPPPMKTFNSTYKKSCYGYKQTHDCAEKVIEDRVMEEIPCEIYVRGGAAGPSSGPGGCGTLSSRNGGRNNTSIIDPQQRSMSMDF; the protein is encoded by the exons ATGCACATAG CCTGGGTACTCCTTATTCTGATAGAAGAGGGATTTGCCCTGGCACAGAGAACTAAAG AGTCCATTTCTCAGAATGAAGGCAGTCCACCTCAGAATCTTAACGAATGTGGCATCTGGGTCCGCAACATCAACGGGGGAGTCTTCACGTCCCCCAGCTACCCCAACACATATCCCCCTAACAAGGAGTGTGTTTACATCTTGGAAG ctctccctcgTCAAAGAATCCAGTTGGCCTTTGATAAGAACTACTACATGGAGCCCTCCTTTGAGTGCCGCTTTGATCACATCGAGGTACGGGATGGTCCGTTCGGCTTCTCACCGATCATCGACCGCTTCTGTGGGTCGAAGAACCCAGGCCTGGTCACCTCCACGGGCCGCTTCATGTGGATCAAGTTCAGCAGCGACGAGGAGCTGGAGGGTGTTGGGTTCCGTATCAAATACACCTTTATAGCAG ACCCAGATTTTCATCTGCACGTGGGTGGACTGTTAAACCCGATTCCAG ATTGTCAGTTTGAGATTGGTGGCTATGATGGTGTTATCCGCTCCAGTCAGGTAGAAGAGGAGGATAAGATTAAGACTGGTGACGCTCTGGACTGTATCTGGACCATCCGCGCTCCTCCTCAGTCCAAG ATTTACATTCGGTTCCTGGAATACCAGATGGAGCACTCCAACGAGTGCAACAAGAACTTTGTGGCAGTGTACGACGGCAGCAGTGCCATCGAAAACCTAAAGGCCAAGTTCTGCAGCACCGTGGCTAATGACGTCATGCTAACCAACGGGGTGGGAGTGGTGAGGATGTGGGCCGACGAGAAGAGCCGACTCAGCCGCTTCCAGATGCTCTTCACCTCATTTGTCGACC CCCCATGCAATAGCAACACATTCTTTTGCCATAGCAACATGTGCATCAATAACTCCTTGGTGTGTAATGGGGTACAGAACTGTGTCTACCCCTGGGATGAGAACCATTGTAAGG AGAAGAAATCCAATGGCCTGTTCCATCAGATCACTAATACCCACGGCACGGTGATCGGCGTGTCTTCAGGCGTGGTTCTAGTCCTACTCATCATCTCCATCCTGGTCCAGATGAAGCAGCCCAGGAAGAAGTTGGTAGCTCGCCGGCCAGTCTTCAACAAGGCTGGCTTCCAGGAGGTCTTTGACCCTCCCCACTACGAGCTCTTCTCCCTCCGTGACAAGGAGATCTCCTCTGACCTGGCCGACCTATCAGAGGAGCTGGAGAGCTACCACAAGTTGCGCCGCTCCTCCACCACGTCGCGCTGTGTCCACGAGCACCATTGTGGCTTGCAGGCCTCGGGGGGCAGCATGAAGCAGAGCCGCACCACCCTCAGCTCCATGGAGCTCTCCTACCACAACGACTTCTCCAAGCCCCCGCCCATGAAGACCTTTAACAGTACCTATAAGAAAAGCTGCTACGGCTACAAACAGACACATGATTGCGCCGAGAAGGTCATTGAAGACCGCGTCATGGAGGAGATCCCCTGTGAGATCTACGTCCGCGGCGGAGCGGCCGGGCCAAGTTCTGGACCAGGAGGCTGCGGCACCCTCAGCTCCCGCAACGGGGGCCGCAATAACACCAGCATCATCGACCCCCAGCAGCGCTCAATGTCCATGGACTTctag